A window of Gallus gallus isolate bGalGal1 chromosome 3, bGalGal1.mat.broiler.GRCg7b, whole genome shotgun sequence genomic DNA:
CCCcgaaaaaaaattaaaaaccgTTTTGGTTGGTcgtatttttttgtttcttggtttgtttgtttgtttttttttcctcttttgttttgtgtttttttcctttcgtttttttttttccttttgttttttgtctttttcggtttgcttttttcttttttccttgcttgtttttttttcttcttttgctttgtttttttttttttccccacattttgtttttatgtgttttgatttttccacattggtttctttttccccacgttttgtttctctgtatttttcatttctttttttccttttgttttgttattccatattttgttattttccctttagtttttttccacattttatttccatcttttgtttttccatcttctgtttttccgcgttttgtttttttttctgtattttgttttctttccacatttTGTTTTGCCATAATTTGGTGTTTTTCCATGTTAcgttttttccttttgttttctattttcgtattttgttttttccttttgtttatttccgTGTTTTGATTTCCCATGTTGCGTTTTATccgtattttattttttccttttgtttttttttttccttctgttttgtgggttttttgatttttccttttgttttctttctttttttttttttttgtcctggtgtgatttatttcttattttttttttaattttttttttctcctggttttaAATAGGCTGAAAGCTGATCGTTGGGGATGGGGAGGCCCCGAGCCCTGCGCTCGGGGAGGCGCGTGCCGGCGGCCGCCGCGCCGTGCTCCCGTCtctctgctgggtgctggctCTTCTCTCGCTCCGCGttttctcttctcttggcatGGATGGTTCGGTTCCGACGCGCTCCGTGGCACAGTCCCCGTCCGGCTCTCCTAAACGCAGGCGAAGTACTCCTTGAGGGGCGCAAAGAGGTGGCGGATCACCGGCACGCTCCAGGATCTGCCGAGCAGTCTCTGCCGGGCCAGGCGGCTCATGTTGGACACGTCCGTGTAGTGCACCGGGAAGCCAAACACCCTGTGGGACAGGGGGACACAGGGTCAGCTGGGTGACAGCAGGGCAGAGGTGGAAGTCCCACGTGCCACGGAGGTACGGCGTATGGAGCTGTGCCATGGAGCCCTGgcatgcagagctgtgctgtggagaTATGGCACGTGGAGCATCACCATGCAGAACTGTGCCACAGAGGTTTGGCTTGTGCCGTGGAGGCACTCAGGACACGGAGCTGTGTTGCAGAGCCACAGCGTGCAGATCTGCGCCACGGAGGCATGGCACGGCACACCACGCAACACTGTGCCACAGAGGCTCAGCTTGGCACATGGAGCTGCGCCATGAAGGTTTGGTACATGCTGTGGATGTTCGGTATGTGGAACTGCACCACGGAGGCTCAGTGTGCAGAACAGTGGCCCAGAggctcagcagtgcagagctgcctcccaccgccccccaccCACAGTACCTCTCCATCTCCGTGCACCACAGGATGTCTTCCTTCTCGTTCATGAAGACGGGGAAGTGCTGGTCTTTGCCCTGCTTGATGGAGTTGGAGCGAGTGGTGATGGTTCTCACTTTGCTGAACTGCAAGAGGCACAGGCTCATTGTCACCGGCTGTGGCACCCAAGGGCAGTGCCGTCCCCAAGGGCACAGCCGAGCACCAAAACCCCAGGGGATGTGACAGAgcccccatgacccccatgGGCTGACCTTGGCTATCCTGCCGTGCTCCAGGCACTCCTGGAGTTCCAGCTTGTCATTGACCGTGGACGCCAGCGGCCTGGGAAGGACAGAAGTTGGAATGGAGTGGCAGTAGTATGTCTCCACGTTCCCACACGGTGGCTTCCCGGAAGAGTTTGTTGGGTCCCCATGTGGTGTCACCTCAGGATGAGTTTCTTGGGTCCCCATGTGATGACCCCCCAGGACAGCTTTGTGGAGGACAGCTGCAGCCACGCGAGGAGCATCAGTGCCCATTGCACATGGGGATTTTGGAGACTCCAGGGGGCTGCAGAGCCACGTTGGCACCAGCACTGGACCCAAACCCTGCGGGCAgccccaaacacacacacacacacacacacacacacacaagggGTTGGGGGGCTCTCACCAACCTGTTCATACCGGGAAGGTTACCCCAGAAGTACCGTGCCCGGTGTGCCGCAGACACCTCTTTGGCATCAATCATGACGGGGTTGGACTGGCAGAGCACAGAGAGGCCAGGGGTcaccaggggctctgcaggGCCCAGGGTGCCCCATagcatggggacatggggaggcACTGACCTCGAGGAAGCGTGAGATGTCCCTTTTGTCGCTCACCCCCATGGCCACCACGTTCTCAAAGAGCCAGAAGAAGGGTCGGTCGTCACCCTCCTTGGGCCGTGCTTCATGCAGGAGGCGGTAGAACTCAAAGAAGAGGCGCCCAGTGCCCTCTGGGCAGGAGAAAGTGGCATCAGCAGAGGGGTCAGGGGGAGTGACAGGGGCATGTGACAGGGGGATGCTGCAAGGGGGACACTGATGGAGACACACTAAcagggaaatggaaaagaaatgtggagGGGACACGGCAAGGGGACAAGGTGATGGGGACATGGAGCAGGCATGGTGAGGGGATGCAGAGAGGATATGGTGATGGGGACGTGGTGAAGGGACATGATGAGAGGGCACagtaagggcatgtagcaagGGACACAGCGAGGGGACATAATGAGGTGAGGAGACGTTGCAAGGGGATGTAGTGATGGTGATGCAGTGAGGAGACATGGCGAGGGGATGCGGAGAGGACGTGGCCTTACCGTACAGCCCCTTCCTGGCTGGGTTCACTATAGAGAGGTCGTTGCAGGGGCTGCCCCCGATGACCAGGTCGAAGGGGCCCCACTCCTGTATCTGGGGGAGGAAATATGTGGTGAGCTGTGGGATGCTCCACAGTGCCATGGAACAGTGGGATGGGGGCATGGACCTGGGGTCTGTACTGTGTTGGAGGGGACGTACGTGTTTCTGGGTGACATTTCGGACGTCGCCAACATACATGATCTTGCCCTGGTGCCTCACCATGCCCACAGTGATAGAGTCCTCGCACACCTCGGAGGCGATGTAGCGGTCCACCTGGATGCCCAGGTCTTTCAGCACCAGCAGGCCTGTGGGCAGTGGGGCCGGGTTGGCAAGCAGCAGGATAGGGGTCTCAACTCACCTCCCTGTCCCATGTGTCCcgccccatcccttcccacctTCCCATCCCAATCCATTCTGCCCCATCCCTTGTTCTATCCCATTTCATGCCAATATGTCCCATCCTGTCCCACCCTATTCTGTCACATTATGTCCCATCCAGttccatcccctccccatcccatcatGTCCCATCCCATTATGTTCCATCCAGACCCAACCCAACTCATCACATTGCATTCCCTTCCACTGTGTCCCATTTCATCTCATTATGTCCTAGTCCAAGCCATaatgtcccatcccatcccaccatgTTCCATTATGTCCCATTCCATAACATTACATCCAGTTTCATCCTGTCCCGTCCGATCCCACTTTGAACATAACGGGACGGGATAACCTCATCCCATTATGTACCACGCCACCCCATCCAGACCCATCTCATTCTGACCTCTCATGTCTCATCGTATCTCATCCCatcacatcccatcccatgtCACTTCCCCATCCCATTCTGCTTCATTCAGTCCCATTCCAACCCATGGCACTATGTCCCATCCTACCCCACCCCATTATGTCCCATCCCATGTTTTTCCATTATGTTCCATCCCAAACCACTTCCCCACCCTGTCCCATGCCAActcccccctccatcccatTCTCCCACGGGGTGGACGCCACCAtccagctgcccccagccccatagacccaCCGGTGGCGATGCCATCAAACAGCGACAGCACACGGATGGGCTTCCTCTTTTCAGCAGGGACAGGCGGGTACACCTTCGGCGGATCCTACAAACAATGGGGCACGGGAACATGAGGCTGGGGCAGCAGGGCCACAGGATGGGGGAGTCTGTAGGGTGATGGGGGGCACTCACAAACTCCTGGTCGTGGTTGTTGGCGAAGAACATCTGGAGGCGCGATGGCCAATCTTCGCGCCGCCGCAGGAGCCCATAGACACCCTTATGGCCGCACATGTAACAGTTCCAGGGGTCCTCCTTGATGGCTGCCTGTgcagcccccggccccaccAACAGGTCCACGCACTCCACACAGAAACACCTGGGGTGGGGAGCATGCGTCAGGTTGGCGGTCCCATTGCCACCCACGCACACTGTGTTGGTGACTGTCCCCGTGTGCCATCATCTCCTCCATTTCATCCCTATTGGACAGCCCCTTCCCACTGCAAGCCCCCACACTTTGTggagcccctccagccccacagaagCACCCCCCGGCTGCTCCCCCCACCTGCAGCAGTTGTTGTTGCCGCACATGAGCACCTCGCGCCCACCACAGCAGATGGTGCAGTAGGACTGGTATCCGTCGTCATCGTATTGGTACGCGCACTCCAGAAAGCAGttctggggatggggggggcacagagtCAGTGTggaccccccaccccatagccctgtgtggggctgtgagaCCTCCACCTCTCTGCACGTACCTTGCAGTTTTGGCACATTCCCCCGATAAACAAAGGGTGCTCCAGGGTGACGTTGAGGCTCCCACAGGAGATGCAGATATCTGGGGTGGCACACAGGGAAGGGGGGCAGTAAACCAaagccccccaccccagcacccccagaaCCCAATGGGACCACCCCACTTCTCGCCAAGGTTCAGCCATGCCCACTCTGGAGAACCCCAAGGACCCGGAGATGGCAGCTCTGGGGAGGGGTGAGTGGTGCCCCAAAGATCCCCCCTGACCATGGGTTGGAGGCTGTTCAgggccctcccagccccactgctgtcaGGAGGTGTTGgaggctgtgtgcagtgctcacCTTCgatgtttctgcatttctgccGCACCTCGTAGACCAGTCGCTCTGTGGGGGGGAGAGGTGCTCAGGGTTGGGGGTTGGGGGTGAGGGAGGAACCCCTCtgtgcccccagccctgcttgAGGGGTCCCCAGGGTGAAGGGACCCCATTATGGGCACTCCATCATGGACATCCCACTATGAGCACCCCACTTCGGGCACTTCACCAGGGGTTCTCCATTATGGACGCTCTCCATTGTGGGCACCCCACCACGGTCAGCCCCACAGacatggggcagccccacagcgcaGCCCATTGCAGCCCCAGGGGGGACGTGTGAGTACCTCGGGTGCGCTCATCGATGATCTCCTTGACCTTGGGTTTCTCTGTTGTGCTTTTCCGGGGTTTTTTGGCGGGTGGGGGTGGCGCGTAGGCAGCGGCTTCTGGCTCGACCCACATCTCTGTGTAAACTTCTTTGTAGGGGTTGCGCTCCTCTGTGAGGCAATgggggggctgtgagcaggCGGTGTGGATGGAGATGGACCCCTCGTCCCCATGCCTGTCCCACCGCTCACCCTCGGGGGGCTCCAGGCCCTTGGGGCCGGAGGGCTGGAAGCCGCCCAGCGCCCACTCGATCATCTGCTTGTTCTGGATCTCCACCACCTTGGAGGTGTCAGTCTCGTCGTTCTCGGGGCACGCCGGGAAGatcttccctgctctgctgcttgccACCTGCATGGGAGCACCCGGCGCTGTGTCACCTGTGTCccttcctgctgccaccccGTAGATGCCAACCCCCAGAGACACGTTCACTGACTCAATGCCATGTCCTCAagtcccctcctgctgccatcccgTAGATGCTGGCCCCCAACTCTCCCCAGCCACACGTGCACCGAGTGCCATGCCCTCAGCAGTGCCATGTCCCCGATGtccccctcccagtgccaccagtgcTCACCTGCAGCACCTCGTAGATGGCTTTGCGGTACATGGGCTGCTTGTTGTAGGTGGCCTGGTGGAAGGCGCTGGAGAAGGAGCTGAGGGGCAGGAGCTTCTCCACGCAGACCTGCGGGAGGGGACGTGGTGGCCATCACCCAAACAGGGACACACCAAGGTTGGTGTGCACGGAGCAGGGGTGCCACTCACCACTGAGAACTTGCCGTCCCCGAACCACATCACCCAGCGGGTGCCCTCGGCTGCCCGGCTGCGTCCCGTCATCCACCAGGACACGATGCGCCCCGGCCACCAGGAGAAGCCACGCAGCTTGCCCCACACCAGCTCGCCGATGCCGAAGCCCCGACCGTCCTGAGGATATGGAGGAGACGAGGGAGGGACAGCTTTAGGGCTGCCCTCGAGTCAGCCCTGGTCCCGCACAGTGCTCGTGGCGTGGGATGCGCTCACCTCGTACTCAGGCTCGTCGTCGGCTGACTTGGATGTGTTCTTGTCGACGGCGTCGGCCACCACAGGCTCAGGCGTGGTGGCCACGTTGGGCGAGGCAGGGTCGGTGGGCTGCTGTGAGGCAGGGGGGCtggcctcctcctccttctgcgGCTCGGCCCGCGGCGTCTCCTCCACCACGTTCATCACGGCGATCACTTTTGCCTTCTTCTCCGCCTGGTGGAAGAGAGGTGTCAAAGCAGTCCAGGAAGCCTCATCGCATCCCACTGCATCCATGTCCCACTACgtcctcatcccatcccactgcatccATGTCCCACTACgtcctcatcccatcccactgcatccATGTCCCACTACgtcctcatcccatcccactgcatccATGTCCCACTACgtcctcatcccatcccactgcatccATGTCCCACTACgtcctcatcccatcccactgcatcTGTATCCCACTACgtcctcatcccatcccactgcatcTGTATCCCACTACgtcctcatcccatcccactgcatccATGTCCCACTACgtcctcatcccatcccactgcatccATGTCCCACTACgtcctcatcccatcccactgcatccGTATCCCACTACgtcctcatcccatcccactgcatccGTATCCCACTACgtcctcatcccatcccatcctcatctcATTGCATCACATCATATCCCATTCCACTgcagccccactcagccccatcgCATTCCATCCCACTGCGTCCCCATCCTATAACCCACTGCATCTGATCCTCACCCTACCATATCCTCACCCCATcgcatcccatcccactgcatcttcatcccatcccatcctcaccACGTCACACTGCAtcctcatctccatcccatccccactccctgggcacggctgccccccagcaccaAGCCTTGGGGGCAGTGCCATGTGCCACAAGCTGCTCCCCCTTGTtcccgtgcctcagtttccccctgCACCGTTTATACCCCAATACCTGGCCAAGCTGTGCCAAACTCAGCTGAGCTGGACCAGACCTGGGCCAAACCACGCCAAACTCTGAGAAGTTGGACTGGATTGTGCCAAACTCAGCAGAACTGGACCAAACGGTGCAGAACTCAGCCAAGCTGGACTGGACCGTGCCAAACAGTGACAAAATCCACTAGGCTGGACCACACCGTGCCAAACTCAGCCAAGTTGGACCAGACTGGACCAAACCGTGCCAAACTCAGCTTGCGATGGACCAGACTGGATTAAAACACGCCGGACTCCTCCGACCTGGCCAACCCATACCAAACTCCGCCGAGCCGGCCCGGATCAGTCCAATCCGTGCCAAACTGCACCACGCGGAGTTGAGCCCAAACCGTGCCAAACTCAATCGAACCGGTCCGGGCTGCGCCGAGCCGTGCCGGGCTCAGCCGTTCCACCCCCGCGCCCACCCCACGCGGCCACCTACCCATGCGGGCTGAGCGCTGCGGCCGGACCGAACCGAGCCGAGCCGTACCGAGCCGAGCCGGGGGCACGGCCGGCGGTTCTTTGTCTGGGAACTCCGGGTCACATGGTCCCAATCGGCCCGGCTGGTTGGCTGCGGGGCACCCGGCTCGGCCCGCCCCCCCCGCACGGCTCGgtccggcccggcccggcccggagGCTGCCCTTTGTCCCGGCGCTGCGCTCCTTTCGTGGACAAAGGGGGACGGCTCTGCAACCCGGGCGTGGGGCGGCACGGGGGGaccggctcggctcggctcggctcggctcggctcggcgctGCGCCCCAAAGCGGCCGCGTCCCGACAGCACCGTGTCCCATGCGTGTCCCCGGAGAGCCGCGTGTCCCCACATgcacccagctcagcagcaccccGGAGTAAGTCCGGGCACCTCAAAGAGCCTCACCAGACACACAGATGTCCCCTGCGTGTCCCCGAAGAGCCGCGTGTCCCCACTGCATCCAACTAAGCATCACCCCACAGTCAATCTCCCACGCACCCCGAAGCGTATCTCCCAACGGCCACGTGTCCCCCGACCGTCCCCAAGGCGCCGGGTGCCCCCAAAGGCATCCAACTGAGCAGCACTCCAAAGCACATCTGGACACCCCAAACTGCGTTCAAAACAGCCACACGTCCCACGGGCTCGCAGCCCCACACTGTGCCACCATCTCCGTCCCAAGGCATGGGGACCCCCAAAGCTGACACAGCCCCGGCACCCCGAGAGCTCCGAAcccacagcagcatcccagTGGGGCAGAGAAACCCCACAGTGGGCGCACCCACCGTGCCGCGCACCCACCGAGCTGCGCCACGCGTACCCATTCCcacccactcccactcccacGCGTGCCACCGCCACGTTCCCATCGCCACGTGTGCCGTCTCCACGCTCCCATTCCCACCCGTGCCCGCCCCCACGCGTGCCCGTCCCCCGTCCATGCCTGCTCCCACACGAGCCCACTGGCCATGCTGCGGCCGCGCCGTCTCTGCGTGGCAGCGGGGTCTCGGCGCGGTCGCAGCGTGCGCTTGGTGGTGGCACCGCCGGGGATAGGCTTTGCCATGCGGCACCGTGCCATGCTGCCaggagccgagccgagccgagcctCGGTCGGATGAAGGATGAGCGCGGAGATGGCGACGGCACGGCTCTGGGATGGGACTGATGCGATACGCTCGGGGTGCCAgcacccagccccactgcccaccCCCCAGGGTCCCCAGCGCAGGGCTGAGTCACTCAGGGCCCCTTTGTGTTGCAGATGGAGGGGACAAAGGGAATGGCCGTGGGCCCCGGGCAATGCAATGAGGGCAGAAGGGGACGGGGtgggggtggcagcagggcccCTGGTCCTGTCCGCATCCTCACTGCCCATCACCTGCTACCCCCACCCTGCCCAAGCGTCTGGAACTCTGAGATCCCCACAGCACAGGAATTCCATGGTAAGGGGACCCCAATGGCACAGGGACCCCATGACATTGGGAGCCTCATGGCATGAGAATTCCACTGCGCAGAGACTACTATGGCACAGGGACCCCTATGGCATCGGGATCCCCACAACACAGAAATTCTATGTCACAAGACTCTATGGCATGGGAACCCCACGGCATGGCCACATTACAGCACAGGGACCCACATGGCATGGGGACACCATGACACAAGGACCTCCACGGCATAGGAATTCCATGGCATGAGGACATCACAGCACAAGAACCCCCGTGGCATGGGAATTCCATGGCACAAGGTCCCCCATGGCATGGGAATTCCATGGCATAGGGACATCATGACACAAGGACCCCAACTGTGCAGGGACCACTATGACACAGGAGCCCCCATGGCATTGGGATCCCCAGAGCACAGAAATTCTATGGCATGGGGACTCCATGGCATGGGGCATGGACTCTCATGGCACAGGGACCCCCATAGCATGGGAATGTAATAGTACAGGGACCCACACACATGACATTGGGATCCTCGTGTCATGGGAATTCCACAGCATGGGGAATCCAA
This region includes:
- the DNMT3A gene encoding DNA (cytosine-5)-methyltransferase 3A isoform X3; amino-acid sequence: MATAGFRPCSRPRSASEPPGVWGFGGEEEQEEHPSKEEKQEPGTPMRKAGRPGRKRKHAQVESSDTPKDTAAVPKCPPPCPEASPAEPLPNGDLEADGAQWKGTEEGGASPKSGRPEEDETESLADGETGRALENGRCTPKEGLDAPADEGELAPSDPQKKRGRRKLLEATEKSKEEKEENNFDSLKMEGSRGRLRGGLGWESSLRQRPMQRHTFQAGDPYYISKRKRDEWLARWKREAEKKAKVIAVMNVVEETPRAEPQKEEEASPPASQQPTDPASPNVATTPEPVVADAVDKNTSKSADDEPEYEDGRGFGIGELVWGKLRGFSWWPGRIVSWWMTGRSRAAEGTRWVMWFGDGKFSVVCVEKLLPLSSFSSAFHQATYNKQPMYRKAIYEVLQVASSRAGKIFPACPENDETDTSKVVEIQNKQMIEWALGGFQPSGPKGLEPPEEERNPYKEVYTEMWVEPEAAAYAPPPPAKKPRKSTTEKPKVKEIIDERTRERLVYEVRQKCRNIEDICISCGSLNVTLEHPLFIGGMCQNCKNCFLECAYQYDDDGYQSYCTICCGGREVLMCGNNNCCRCFCVECVDLLVGPGAAQAAIKEDPWNCYMCGHKGVYGLLRRREDWPSRLQMFFANNHDQEFDPPKVYPPVPAEKRKPIRVLSLFDGIATGLLVLKDLGIQVDRYIASEVCEDSITVGMVRHQGKIMYVGDVRNVTQKHIQEWGPFDLVIGGSPCNDLSIVNPARKGLYEGTGRLFFEFYRLLHEARPKEGDDRPFFWLFENVVAMGVSDKRDISRFLESNPVMIDAKEVSAAHRARYFWGNLPGMNRPLASTVNDKLELQECLEHGRIAKFSKVRTITTRSNSIKQGKDQHFPVFMNEKEDILWCTEMERVFGFPVHYTDVSNMSRLARQRLLGRSWSVPVIRHLFAPLKEYFACV